The Dyadobacter sp. 676 DNA window TATAACCTAATTAATAGTTCGGGATGTAGTACACCCAAGTTAGTCTCTGAACCGATAGTTACTCCATCACTCTCATCGGGCAAATATAGCCGGGTAGTCATTATAGGAAACAGCATTACCAAGCTAGTAGCTCAGACTGGTTCTGATGGATGGCAATCGCCTGCGCTTAGTGCAGCCGGGGGCTGGGGAAGAGCATCATCCACACAAGCAAAAGACTTTGCGCATATCCTTGAAGCCCGTTTCAAACAACTCGATCCTAACGCGCAGGTACTGCCGCTATGGGAGGCACCTTTTGAACGGGATTATATCAGCAGCCCTGCGGGTTGGGTTACTTACGATTTTACGGCCCTTCAAAACCGTATTAAGAATAGCTTTGGCTCGTCATCCTGGAAGCCTGACCTTGTCATTATCCGATTGGGAGAAAATGTTCTTGATACCGAGGTCGAGCTTAACAATTTCAAAGGAGCATATAACACGTTGATCGACAAAGTACTGGCAGTAAGTGCACCCGGCGCAAAAGTAATCCTGACCAATTCAATGTGGCCGGACCAACCACTCGCTGATGCCAAAATTCAGCAAGTGGCGACTGAGCGTGGATTGCCCTTCGTAAGTCTGAGCGATATGATATCGAATCCTGTTTATCTGGCAGGAAACGACCCGGTATCCATGGCTGCGTTCCCTAACAACACGGGTGACCGGCATCCGGGCGACGCCGGGATGTTGGAGATCGCGGACCGCATCTGGAGTAAAGTTAAAAATGTCGATTTGCCATCGAACATCGGGGGTAATATCACCAAAGTCAGAATATATCCCCGTTCCGAAACTTGCTGTATCGCACGTATTGTCGGTAGTGTTATTCAAGGATCAAATGATATGTCCAGTCCCAATGGCTGGACTACCCTGGCCACTATAACTGAAACACCGGTTGCAGGATGGAATGAATACACTATCCGGACAACTACTGCCTGGCGATATGTGCGGTTCCTGGCAGGGGCCAATTGCTATGGAGACATAAAGGAATTGGAGTTTTACAATGGAAATGTAAAACTAAACGGATCAAGGTTTGGGTCTTCAACCGCTTACAACAACGATCCCGCCACTTACGGCTATAATGTGGTTTTTGATGGACAATTGACAAACGTTTGGAGTGGCACAGTTCCCGGCCCACAAAACTATGCAGGGCTAGATTTGGCGGGCTGCTCTTCCGTGACGGGCAGTATGATCTCCCCAGCCACTGTGGTGGGCACCCGTAGTACGACTAATCCAAGCCGGGTGATGATCCCCATCAGCGTCCGCACTTGTGCCCCGGCAGGTACCACCATCACCGGCGTAGAGATTTGGGCGAAGACGACTTCCGGCAACTGGGATACCCGAATGGGATATGCGATAGCCGATGCCAGTGAAGCAGGTGTTTACAAGCTGTCCGCTGAGGAAGCAACCACCGCAGGTGCCCTCGGGAAGTGGGTGTCACCTCCACCTCTTGATCCGGGAACTTACCGCTTTTATGCCAGGGTATATGTCGGAACAACTTTCTACAAAAGTGACTCGCTTAACATCACCCTGAATGCCCCTCCTTCCACGGGCAATATCACCAAGGTACGATTGCACACCCGTCCCGAAACGTGCTGTACCGGTCGCATTATAGGTAGTGTTATCCAGGGATCGAATGATATTTCCAATGCCAATGGCTGGACGACACTGACCACGATCAGTGGAACACCTGTTGTGGGCTGGAACGAATATCCTATTCAGACAACTACTACCTGGCGGTATGTACGGTTTTTAGCAGATTCGGATTGCTATGGGGATTTACAAGAACTGGAATTTTATAATGGAAATGTAAAACTGACCGGGTCAAGCTTTGGATCATCAACTGCTTATACCAATGATCCAGCCAAGTGGGGCTATGCGGTAGTTTTTGATGGTCAGGTGGGACAAACGGCAAACGTTTGGAGTGGCACAGCTCCCGGCCCACAAAACCATGCAGGGCTAGATTTGGCGGGCTGCTCTTCCGTGACGGGCAGTATGATCTCCCCAGCCACTGTGGTGGGCACCCGTAGTACGACTAATCCAAGCCGGGTGATGATCCCCATCAGCGTCCGCACTTGTGCCCCGGCAGGTACCACCATCACCGGCGTAGAGATTTGGGCGAAGACGACTTCCGGCAACTGGGATACCCGAATGGGATATGCGATAGCCGATGCCAGTGAAGCAGGTGTTTACAAGCTGTCCGCTGAGGAAGCAACCACCGCAGGTGCCCTCGGGAAGTGGGTGTCACCTCCACCTCTTGATCCGGGAACTTACCGCTTTTATGCCAGGGTATATGTCGGAACAACTTTCTACAAAAGTGACTCGCTTAACATCACCCTGAATGCCCCTCCTTCCACGGGCAATATCACCAAGGTACGATTGCACACCCGTCCCGAAACGTGCTGTACCGGTCGCATTATAGGTAGTGTTATCCAGGGATCGAATGATATTTCCAATGCCAATGGCTGGACGACACTGACCACGATCAGTGGAACACCTGTTGTGGGCTGGAACGAATATCCTATTCAGACAACTACTACCTGGCGGTATGTACGGTTTTTAGCAGATTCGGATTGCTATGGGGATTTACAAGAACTGGAATTTTATAATGGAAATGTAAAACTGACCGGGTCAAGCTTTGGATCATCAACTGCTTATACCAATGATCCAGCCAAGTGGGGCTATGCGGTAGTTTTTGATGGTCAGGTGGGACAAACGGCAAACGTTTGGAGTGGCACAGCTCCCGGCCCACAAAACCATGCAGGGCTAGATTTGGCGGGCTGCTCTTCCGTGACGGGCAGTATGATCTCCCCAGCCACTGTGGTGGGCACCCGTAGTACGACTAATCCAAGCCGGGTGATGATCCCCATCAGCGTCCGCACTTGTGCCCCGGCAGGTACCACCATCACCGGCGTAGAGATTTGGGCGAAGACGACTTCCGGCAACTGGGATACCCGAATGGGATATGCGATAGCCGATGCCAGTGAAGCAGGTGTTTACAAGCTGTCCGCTGAGGAAGCAACCACCGCAGGTGCCCTCGGGAAGTGGGTGTCACCTCCACCTCTTGATCCGGGAACTTACCGCTTTTATGCCAGGGTATATGTCGGAACAACTTTCTACAAAAGTGACTCGCTTAACATCACCCTGAATGCCCCTCCTTCCACGGGCAATATCACCAAGGTACGATTGCACACCCGTCCCGAAACGTGCTGTACCGGTCGCATTATAGGTAGTGTTATCCAGGGATCGAATGATATTTCCAATGCCAATGGCTGGACGACACTGACCACGATCAGTGGAACACCTGTTGTGGGCTGGAACGAATATCCTATTCAGACAACTACTACCTGGCGGTATGTACGGTTTTTAGCAGATTCGGATTGCTATGGGGATTTACAAGAACTGGAATTTTATAATGGAAATGTAAAACTGACCGGGTCAAGCTTTGGATCATCAACTGCTTATACCAATGACCCAGCCAAGTGGGGCTATGCGGTAGTTTTTGATGGTCAGGTGGGACAAACGGCAAACGTTTGGAGTGGCACAGCTCCCGGCCCACAAAACTATGCAGGGCTAGATTTGGCGGGCTGCTCTTCCGTGACGGGCAGTATGATCTCCCCAGCCACTGTGGTGGGCACCCGTAGTACGACTAATCCAAGCCGGGTGATGATCCCCATCAGCGTCCGCACTTGTGCCCCGGCAGGTACCACCATCACCGGCGTAGAGATTTGGGCGAAGACGACTTCCGGCAACTGGGATACCCGAATGGGATATGCGATAGCCGATGCCAGTGAAGCAGGTGTTTACAAGCTGTCCGCTGAGGAAGCAACCACCGCAGGTGCCCTCGGGAAGTGGGTGTCACCTCCACCTCTTGATCCGGGAACTTACCGCTTTTATGCCAGGGTATATGTCGGAACAACTTTCTACAAAAGTGACTCGCTTAACATCACCCTGAATGCCCCTCCTTCCACGGGCAATATCACCAAGGTACGATTGCACACCCGTCCCGAAACGTGCTGTACCGGTCGCATTATAGGTAGTGTTATCCAGGGATCGAATGATATTTCCAATGCCAATGGCTGGACGACACTGACCACGATCAGTGGAACACCTGTTGTGGGCTGGAACGAATATCCTATTCAGACAACTACTACCTGGCGGTATGTACGGTTTTTAGCAGATTCGGATTGCTATGGGGATTTACAAGAACTGGAATTTTATAATGGAAATGTAAAACTGACCGGGTCAAGCTTTGGATCATCAACTGCTTATACCAATGATCCAGCCAAGTGGGGCTATGCGGTAGTTTTTGATGGTCAGGTGGGACAAACGGCAAACGTTTGGAGTGGCACAGCTCCCGGCCCACAAAACCATGCAGGGCTAGATTTGGCGGGCTGCTCTTCCGTGACGGGCAGTATGATCTCCCCAGCCACTGTGGTGGGCACCCGTAGTACGACTAATCCAAGCCGGGTGATGATCCCCATCAGCGTCCGCACTTGTGCCCCGGCAGGTACCACCATCACCGGCGTAGAGATTCGGGCGAAGACGACTTCCGGTGACTGGGATAACCTGATGGGGTATGCGATAGCCGATGCCAGTGAAGCAGGTGTTTACAAGCTGTCCGCTGAGGAAGCAACCACTCCGGGGGCCCTCGGGAAGTGGGTGTCACCTCCCCCTCTTGACCCGGGAACTTACCGCTTTTATGCCAGGGTATATGTCGGAACAACGTTCTACGAAACCGGTCCCATTGTCGTCACAATGAATGCCCCTTAGGAAATTATTTATAAAAGCTGGAAGTGAAAATGGTTTTTCACTTCCAGCTTTTATAAATATCGAATTCAGCGTGATATCCAATTCAACTTGGCTAACCTCGAATCAATTCCCAGCCATTTGCCCGCAGATACCCCCAAGGAAATCCCCGATGCATATCGAATATGATCTCTTTTTGACATGCTTGCACCTTTCGAGCAACCAAGTCCCTCTAACCCAAAAGATGCCACTTCCCTGAAATGAAATTAGAGCATACTCCTAAATAGCCAATCAAGATGAAGGTATATCCTAAGTTTAGCTTCGTTGCCATATCCAGTTCCAGGCAAGCTGTTTCCAATTTTTTATCATTGCCCCTTGGTTATTCTTCCACAACTTGGTTTTGAAGTGACAAAAGAACGCCTGGGCGTCAGTCTCAGGTACCCCTTGTTGCGAAAAATAAACCCTGACCTGAACTTCGTCAGGGGACACTGGTGTCCAAAACCAGTTGAGTGATGTGGTTCCGTTTTGGTTTACACTTTTGCGGGTGAATAAATATTTAAAGTTTGAATTCTCATCCGGTTTGCCGATAATATTCAGCCTCAAAGGAGGCCGGATTCAGATAGTTTAAAGAGGAATGCAGCCTTCTTGTATTGTAGTATCCGTCAAAGTACTCAAATAGGACGAGCTTCAATTTTTCTAGGCTCTCATATCCACCTTTCGGCATATTCAGCTCCGCCTTCAGCCTGCTCCAGAACGACTCCGCCCACGCATTGTCGTACGGATCATCGGCGCGCGACATACTCTGTTTCAGTTTAAAGGTCCGGATCAATTTCTTCATTTTATACGAAAGATATTGGCCGCCGCGGTCTGAATGTACGATCATACCTGGCTTTACCTTCCGCTTCAAAAGAGCCCTTTCTAATGGCTCGCGAACAAGACTTTCTTGCATATTATCATCTAATTGCCAGCCAACTACCTGGCGTGAGAATAAATCAAGCCAGACACACAAATAAGCCCATTTGCCACCTTTTAGAGGCATATATGTAATATCGGAAACCCACACACAATTGGGTTTGCTTGGCTTAGGTTGATCCAGCAGAAGATTAGGGGATACCCGTTTCCCATGCCTACTGTATCCGGCCTATCAAGTGCATATTTTTTAGCAGCGGCCGCCTGATTACTTTTGGCAAAAACATAACGCATTATGGATCAGTCAGAAGAAATGTTCAAATTAGTGAGACAATGGCGTAAAAGTGGCCTGAGCCAAAGTGAATTCTGCAAGTTGCACGGCATGACAGTAGCTAAATTTGGCTATTGGGTCGGAAAGGAAAAGTTGGTTGAAAAAGCGACGGGTTTTGTTCGTATATCCGCCCAGCGTTCGGCCATGGACAATGCTTATGAAGTCATTTATC harbors:
- a CDS encoding SGNH/GDSL hydrolase family protein → MKAFIVPSRDSYVFSKTRIRQFIIYLNIFLLLWVGSGSISLAQFQKPDIGMPTPNAASIGLYGEVPVSLYTGTPNIDIPIYTIDEGKIKVPISLSYHASGVRVNQHPGWVGLNWNLNAGGAITRVVKGFHDETAYTAWLSSPENSYRHLGYYYKSSYLNSSNWDTKEFMKTLFEQKMSTAPPGQFSKLYADLQPDEFNFNFLGYSGKFYRDYDGSWVVGSETSMKVQLLANEFTKPGTELKYGEDEVTSNYFFYSYNGFIITTPDGTKYEFGGNTSAIEFSLPFFVDDSKDLSSSSSPGAGWMADTWYLKKITTTEGKIVEFNYEIAPLKEGKFIASFYRSLANKTTSGSGRIRGFLGAGVSYQCASYNTAYLDSTNHYNGTLQRPTYLKEIKFQKGKIIFDTETTNELPYKPHVFSAKYWTLRNNQAEPLTGPLPVAYKYYLTGGDLTEMQNKFFCFNCEFYSVRAELANNIVGNLKWRKLKAITIQANDAIATNKFSFDYVDNPNSRLYLTAINKISTIDANCKELYKFFYHHDTNNPLPDYLDKADQTDHWGFFNKNTYNLNSFPTNYENHKNASNQLTVLQEGTLSKIEFPTGGTSEFEYEPHDAYKYQKFNLDGSVTLDNSTSSVGGIRIKKIKINDGTQVKAKEYEYKFVDGTEKSSGILNGKPQYIYDVTLKVDEMTGATGTYSAHYVSSQNTLPLSANSSGSHIGYRQVKEKFGDGSYKVHQFTNYESSDGLHLDEAITNNQRIGDGASLYEEKNSLALERGKLLSESYYSKDNLLVSKRSFTYQRYNSRFARGLSANLFAICGDERIKVVQAYAYKNYAFQYFPQKVENYTYDQADTAKFTLDLVTYRYNGLGLQSEASNTRSGKTIRTLNKYVYDYETTTGSDEASQSILSMKNLGMDGVLVEQQVWNDENGTDAMASGNVNLFRRYNAASGYNNVQVERVYSFANPVPQTVVPLSLISSGLFKYNSGYTNLVGDFGSDNANGYTPNGEPKRFKGRDGVWNYFSWYDGNKIGLLQSKTIGNQTTTYDYKPLVGIISIKDPASFNTFYAYDGFNRLITVKDHWNNLLQSNSYNLINSSGCSTPKLVSEPIVTPSLSSGKYSRVVIIGNSITKLVAQTGSDGWQSPALSAAGGWGRASSTQAKDFAHILEARFKQLDPNAQVLPLWEAPFERDYISSPAGWVTYDFTALQNRIKNSFGSSSWKPDLVIIRLGENVLDTEVELNNFKGAYNTLIDKVLAVSAPGAKVILTNSMWPDQPLADAKIQQVATERGLPFVSLSDMISNPVYLAGNDPVSMAAFPNNTGDRHPGDAGMLEIADRIWSKVKNVDLPSNIGGNITKVRIYPRSETCCIARIVGSVIQGSNDMSSPNGWTTLATITETPVAGWNEYTIRTTTAWRYVRFLAGANCYGDIKELEFYNGNVKLNGSRFGSSTAYNNDPATYGYNVVFDGQLTNVWSGTVPGPQNYAGLDLAGCSSVTGSMISPATVVGTRSTTNPSRVMIPISVRTCAPAGTTITGVEIWAKTTSGNWDTRMGYAIADASEAGVYKLSAEEATTAGALGKWVSPPPLDPGTYRFYARVYVGTTFYKSDSLNITLNAPPSTGNITKVRLHTRPETCCTGRIIGSVIQGSNDISNANGWTTLTTISGTPVVGWNEYPIQTTTTWRYVRFLADSDCYGDLQELEFYNGNVKLTGSSFGSSTAYTNDPAKWGYAVVFDGQVGQTANVWSGTAPGPQNHAGLDLAGCSSVTGSMISPATVVGTRSTTNPSRVMIPISVRTCAPAGTTITGVEIWAKTTSGNWDTRMGYAIADASEAGVYKLSAEEATTAGALGKWVSPPPLDPGTYRFYARVYVGTTFYKSDSLNITLNAPPSTGNITKVRLHTRPETCCTGRIIGSVIQGSNDISNANGWTTLTTISGTPVVGWNEYPIQTTTTWRYVRFLADSDCYGDLQELEFYNGNVKLTGSSFGSSTAYTNDPAKWGYAVVFDGQVGQTANVWSGTAPGPQNHAGLDLAGCSSVTGSMISPATVVGTRSTTNPSRVMIPISVRTCAPAGTTITGVEIWAKTTSGNWDTRMGYAIADASEAGVYKLSAEEATTAGALGKWVSPPPLDPGTYRFYARVYVGTTFYKSDSLNITLNAPPSTGNITKVRLHTRPETCCTGRIIGSVIQGSNDISNANGWTTLTTISGTPVVGWNEYPIQTTTTWRYVRFLADSDCYGDLQELEFYNGNVKLTGSSFGSSTAYTNDPAKWGYAVVFDGQVGQTANVWSGTAPGPQNYAGLDLAGCSSVTGSMISPATVVGTRSTTNPSRVMIPISVRTCAPAGTTITGVEIWAKTTSGNWDTRMGYAIADASEAGVYKLSAEEATTAGALGKWVSPPPLDPGTYRFYARVYVGTTFYKSDSLNITLNAPPSTGNITKVRLHTRPETCCTGRIIGSVIQGSNDISNANGWTTLTTISGTPVVGWNEYPIQTTTTWRYVRFLADSDCYGDLQELEFYNGNVKLTGSSFGSSTAYTNDPAKWGYAVVFDGQVGQTANVWSGTAPGPQNHAGLDLAGCSSVTGSMISPATVVGTRSTTNPSRVMIPISVRTCAPAGTTITGVEIRAKTTSGDWDNLMGYAIADASEAGVYKLSAEEATTPGALGKWVSPPPLDPGTYRFYARVYVGTTFYETGPIVVTMNAP
- a CDS encoding IS66 family insertion sequence element accessory protein TnpB translates to MDQSEEMFKLVRQWRKSGLSQSEFCKLHGMTVAKFGYWVGKEKLVEKATGFVRISAQRSAMDNAYEVIYPNGVQVNYQGGDLTVLSELIRLY